In Streptomyces sp. HUAS ZL42, the DNA window AGCCCTACGCCGACGCCTGGACCCACTCCATCGAAGCCATATCCGAGCTGGTGCAGCCGCTTGTGGAGGGTGAGTGGAACCGGCGCACCCCGTGCCCCGGCTGGTCTGTCCGCGACATCGTCTCCCATGTCATCGGCCTGGACTGCGAGATGCTCGGCGACCCGCGCCCCATCCACACGCTCCCGCGCGACCTGTTCCACGTCACCAACGACCACCAGCGCTACATGGAGATGCAGGTCGACGTCCGCCGCCATCACACGGCACCCGAGATGACGTCCGAGCTGGAGTACACGGTCATCCGCCGCAACCGCCAGCTGCGCAACGAGTCGCGCGATCCCGGTACGAAGGTGCGCGGCCCCCTCGGCAGCGAGCTCACCCTCGAGGAGGCCATGCGGGGCCACGCGTTCAACGTGTGGGTGCACGAGCAGGACCTGCGCGCGGCCCTCGGCCGCCCCGGCAACCTCGACTCGCCCGGCGCACACATCGCCCGCGACGTGCTCCTCGCCGACCTGCCCCGCGTCGTCGCCGACGAAGCGGGCGCGCCCCGCAGCTCGGCGGTCGTCTTCGACGTCCACGGCCCGGTGGAGTTCCTGCGCACCATCCGCGT includes these proteins:
- a CDS encoding maleylpyruvate isomerase family mycothiol-dependent enzyme; the encoded protein is MSLHPTLQPYADAWTHSIEAISELVQPLVEGEWNRRTPCPGWSVRDIVSHVIGLDCEMLGDPRPIHTLPRDLFHVTNDHQRYMEMQVDVRRHHTAPEMTSELEYTVIRRNRQLRNESRDPGTKVRGPLGSELTLEEAMRGHAFNVWVHEQDLRAALGRPGNLDSPGAHIARDVLLADLPRVVADEAGAPRSSAVVFDVHGPVEFLRTIRVDIQGRGTLETAPALGPAATLALDWETYVRLACGRVTPDAVTDRVKTEGDPELTAAILRNFTVTQ